In one Fibrobacter sp. genomic region, the following are encoded:
- a CDS encoding recombinase RecT: MENNQIKVQQKSTPTFNLLDKESFEICQRLCNMYANSELVPDIYKISEKNTKEKATANCLIAMEMAQRIGAGVLPIMQNMVVIYGKPSFSSTFLIATINTCGRFKPLKFKIRELGMLGKFDYTEYEKTWETGANGKRYQKTTEVKKEFDGTKIMNLECIAYTTEKGSDEILESSPISLRMAIDEGWYTKSGSKWKTMPKQMLMYRAASFWQRLYAPEIIMGMKTTEELEDIQDAVIVEEPADEMRRERAAVAGSVKINVDTETGEIKEEPAATWSPKEGTSEPEGKTQNEQPNPGF; encoded by the coding sequence ATGGAGAACAATCAAATCAAGGTGCAGCAGAAGAGCACACCAACATTCAATCTCCTGGACAAGGAGAGCTTCGAGATTTGCCAGAGACTATGCAATATGTACGCGAACAGCGAACTGGTGCCGGACATTTACAAAATCAGCGAGAAGAACACGAAGGAAAAGGCAACCGCAAACTGCCTCATTGCCATGGAAATGGCACAGCGAATCGGAGCGGGAGTGCTTCCAATCATGCAGAACATGGTGGTCATTTACGGCAAGCCTTCATTCTCTTCTACATTCCTAATCGCAACCATCAACACCTGCGGACGATTCAAGCCGCTGAAGTTTAAAATCCGCGAACTGGGAATGCTCGGCAAGTTTGACTACACAGAGTACGAGAAAACCTGGGAGACGGGGGCAAATGGAAAGCGTTACCAGAAGACCACAGAGGTAAAGAAGGAATTCGACGGAACCAAAATCATGAACCTGGAGTGCATCGCATACACCACCGAGAAGGGAAGCGACGAAATCCTGGAGAGCTCACCGATCAGCCTGCGCATGGCAATCGATGAGGGATGGTACACCAAGAGCGGCAGCAAATGGAAAACCATGCCGAAGCAGATGCTGATGTACAGAGCCGCATCATTCTGGCAGAGACTCTACGCACCGGAGATCATAATGGGCATGAAGACAACCGAGGAACTGGAAGACATCCAGGATGCGGTAATCGTCGAGGAGCCTGCCGATGAAATGAGACGCGAGCGTGCTGCGGTTGCCGGATCGGTCAAGATTAACGTGGACACAGAGACCGGGGAAATAAAGGAAGAGCCTGCAGCAACATGGAGTCCGAAAGAAGGAACAAGCGAGCCGGAGGGAAAAACACAGAACGAGCAACCAAATCCAGGATTCTAA